The stretch of DNA TGCCAAACCATCAGCAGTATCAATTACTCCATCTAAATGTAATCCTCCAGTAAGAGCAATCCAAGCTGTTATAATTAGCGCACTTCGAGTTAAATTAGGAAAGCTCAATTGATACAAACCCCAATCCAACAAACCTAAACAGCTACCAATGCCAATGCCAATTAATGGTATCCAACGAGCCAAACGTTGCCATTCTCCTGTCCAGCTATTTGGTAAAGGAATAGTTGTATAAAAAACTACTGCACTTGCTAATGAACGAGTTAGTTGTTCGACTAAAAGCCGAATAAAATTCATAAATTATGATTGGCAAAAAAATTATTTAGCTAAAATTTCACAAAGTTATGTGGAAAAGTTGGGCTAAGATTGTTTCATATACTACTTTATTAAGAAAAATATTTGTCAAGCAATTAAGCCTTATTTTTAGATTGTAGAATTCTCAGATCTTATTTATGAGTACTAACCCCGCATCTAACAATAAACCTGCTCCTTGCATAGTTGACTTCGGTACAATTGTCAATAAAGATGACATAAAACGTTTACTGAACGATCTTTGTCATGTGCGTTATTTTCACAGTATTGATAGCCAACTTCAAAGTGAAGGACAAGGCTATATTTTAGAAGTATTTAACGAGCCTAATCAATCTACCTTAATTGCTAATGGAAGTATTTACATTAATGTTCAGAGTTTTGATTATTTACAACTAAGTCAATCTGCTTGTGATGAAACTTGTTTTGATTTAGTACAAGAACATCGTATTTTGCGCCTGATTCCCATCTGTGTTCAAAATTCAGAACAAATATTAACTAGAAATATCGACGCAGCCACCATTGAAGCAATGGTAACCGACGTTCTTTCTGCTCGTTTGGACGTACAATTGGATGATGATTTTTAGCGGGAGAATTCGTAGTTAATTAGGTGGGATTTTCTTTTGAATGTCAAGCATCCTGTAGTCATACCCAAGCTAGGGTGGGACTTTTTCATACACCTCATGGTGTGGTAGAAACACCACGATTTATGCCTGTAGGCACTTTAGCTACAGTTAAAGGTATCACTCCCAGACAGCTAAAAGATGCACAAGCACAGATGATTCTGGCGAACACTTATCATCTTCATCTTCAGCCAGGAGAAAAAATTATCGAACAAGCAGGGGGATTGCATCGCTTTATGGCATGGAAGCGTCCTATTTTGACAGATTCGGGTGGCTTTCAAGTTTTTAGTTTAAGTCAATTACGTAAAATTACTGAAACAGGAGTAGTATTTCGTTCTCCTAGAGACGGTAGTATGATCGAGTTAACTCCAGAGAAATCGATTCAGATTCAAAATGCTTTAGGCGCAGATGTCATTATGGCATTTGATGAGTGTCCGCCTGCTGATGCTTCTAAATCGGAACTTGAGGCTTCTACAGATAGGACTTATCGTTGGCTAGAAAGATGTATTCAAGCTCATCAACGTCCTCAAGAACAAGCTTTATTTGGGATTGTTCAAGGGGGGATACATTTGGATTTGCGAGCCAAATCAGCCAGGAAATTGGTAGCTTTAGATTTACCTGGTTATGCAATTGGTGGTGTTAGTGTCGGGGAAGCACCAGAATTAATTAATGCCACCGTAAAATATACTACACCTTTGTTACCCAAAGAAAAACCCCGTTATTTGATGGGAGTTGGTACTTACCGTGAAATGGTAAATGCGATCGCATCAGGAGTAGATTTGTTTGATTGTGTAATCCCGACTCGTTTTGGTCGTCACGGAACTGCTTTAGTCAATGGTACTAGGATTAACATTAAGAATGCTCAATATCGGGAAGATTTTACTCCTCTTGATCCAACTTGTCCTTGTTACACTTGTCAGAATTTTAGCCGTGCTTATCTAAATCATTTAGTGCGATCGCGTGAAATGTTAGGTTACATTTTGTTATCTCTACACAATATTACTGAATTAATTCGTTTTACTCAAAGAATCAGGGATGCAATTAAAAGCGATCGTTTTGTCGCAGAATTTTCTTATTGGTTAAATGATTATTAGTGTTAAAAAAGACAAGTTAGCAGTAGAGACGTAATATCTAAACATTGAGAACCCCGCTATAATCATATGGAAATTCAAAGTTGTAGTCAATTTTTTCCGTTATTTGATCGTGCTAGTCCTCATACTTTAGCTTGGTTAAATAAAATTGCGACAACAGAAACTTACCAACCCAAAGAAATAATTTTAACTGTTGATAATTGGGGACAAGCTGTTTATTTGATTGCTTCTGGTTGGGTAAAATTGCAACAAATAGTTTTAGAGAAAACAACTGTACGTCTGATTATGGGACAAGGAGATTTTTTTGGTGCAAGTGCCATTCTTGATCCTGCTTCTCTCAAAACTGAAATTATCGCCTTAACCAAAGTTCAAGTATTTAAAATTTCTACACAAAGATTTATTCAAGTTTTATTTCAAGATAATCAATTACAACATCGATTGTTACAGTTACTAGCTAAAAGACTCAGAATTCTAGATACTCAATGTCAATTGCATTATCAGCCTGCTGCGGTGAGATTAATTAATATTTTAGTAGTTTTAGCTGAAAACTATGGTCAACCATCTGAAAAAGGCACAAAAATTTTTTATCCTGCGGAATTTGATTTAGCCGATTTGACTTATATTGAAGTTGATGAAATTAACAAGATTATAGACAATTTACAAAATAACGGTTGGATTGAAGTTGATTCGGTTAATCGCACTTTATTTTTAATCAATCTCAAACAACTAACTCATTTAGCAGGAAAATTTTAATGACTCAAACAACTACTATTCAAGCTAAAAATCTTCAAAACAATACAGAAACAATTTTTTATCAAGTTGCTATGCCTCAACCAGCATCTCATTTATTTGAAGTGCAGTTAGAGGTTAGTAATTGGCAAGCAGCGATATTAAATTTAAAAATGCCAGTGTGGACTCCTGGTTCTTATTTAGTTCGAGAATATGCCAGGCACGTACAAGATTTTGTGGCTGAAGATAGTCAGAATAATCAAACTTTAGTGAGTCAAAAAGTAAGTAAAAATCACTGGCAGATTAAGACAGAAAGTTGTTCAAAAATTAGGGTTAAATATCGAGTTTTTGCTCATGAACTTTCAGTGAGAACTAATCATTTAGATGCTACTCACGGTTATTTTAATGGTGCAGCTTTATTTTTCTTGCTCCCAGGCTTAGAACAACAACCAATTAAAGTTAAAATTATTCCTCCTCAACCCGATTGGCAAGTAACTACAACTTTAGCTGAAGTTTTAGGTGAAGAAAATACTTTTGAAGCTAAAGATTTTGATATTTTAGTTGATAGTCCTGTTGAAATTGGTAAACATCAAATTTATGATTTTGAAGTGCTAGGTAAACCTCATCAATTAGCTATTTGGGGTCAAGGGAATGCTAATCCAAAACAGATTATTGAAGATACAAAAAAAATTATTACAACCCAAGCAAAAATCTATCAGGGGTTACCTTACGAAAAGTATCTATTTTTATTGCATTTATCAAGTAGTGGTTATGGTGGTTTAGAACATAAAAATTCTTGTTCGTTAAACTATCCCCGTTTTGGTTTTCGTGCTTTAGAACAATATAATCGGTTTATGCAATTAGTTGCTCATGAATTTTTTCATTTATGGAATGTTAAAAGAATTCGTCCTCAAGCTTTAGAAAAATTTGATTACGAACAGGAAAATTACACCACTTCCTTATGGTTTTCCGAAGGAACAACTAGTTATTATGATGTTGTAATTCCTCTCCGTGCTGGTATTTATAATCGTAAAACTTGTTTAGAAAATTTTAGTAAAGATTTGACTCGTTATTTAACTATTCCTGGTAGAAATGTGCAGCCTTTAGCCGAATCAAGTTTTGATGCTTGGATCAAACTTTATCGTCGTGATAGTAATAGTGATAATAATCAAATTTCTTATTATTTAAAAGGAGAATTAGTTTCTTTACTTTTAGATTTATTAATTCGTGCTAAACATAATAATTCACGTTCTTTAGATGACGTAATGCGTTTGCTTTGGGAAAAATTTGGCAAACAAGAAATTGGTTTTACAGAAGCACAATTACAAACCGCGATCGCAGCAGTTGCCGAACAAGATTTAACTGACTTTTTTAATAAGTATCTCTATACAACTGCCGAGTTACCTTTTGCCGAATATCTCGAACCTTTTGGCTTATATATTAAACCAATTGTAGAAGAAGAACCAGTTCCTTATTTGGGTATCAAAGTACAAGCAGAAAATAGTAAGGAAGTTATTAAGTTTGTTGAAGCCAATTCTCCAGCAGCAACCGCAGGAATTGATGCCGATCATGAACTACTTGCGCTCAATGGAATTAGAGCAACTTCTCAATCTTTAAATGAACGTCTCAAAGACTACCAAGTTGGTGATATCATTCAAGTCACTGTCTTCGCTCAAGACGAACTCAAAACCTTATCTATTACTCTAGCTCAACCACAGCCAACTCGCTATGAAATTGTGCGGATGGAAAATATTTCTGAAGTACAACAACAAAATTTATCGGGATGGTTAGGTAACTAACTAACATTAATAGAGTAAAGCGCGATCGTGCTGAGGATGTCTGAGAAATTTAAACTGTTGAATTTCCCAACATTCTCTACAACTCAAACAAGCGCTCCTTCTACTTGATCATAAAATATTAATTGAACGATGCACAATTTCCTTCCTATCGCTTATTTTCAAAATCAATTTGTTTCTTTTGAATCTGCTAATATTTCTATCGCTACTCATGCTTTACACTATGGAACAGGAGCATTTGGTGGCTTAAGAGGTATTCCTGATCCAGAAACTGACCAGCAAATTTTATTATTTAGATTAGACCGTCATTGTCAAAGATTAAGTAGCAGTGCTAAGTTTCTCAACTACAATTTACCTGCGGATAAAATCGAACAAATTATTATTGAGTTTGTTCAAAAAAATCAACCCCAAACTTCTTTTTATATTCGTCCTTTTGTTTATACTTCTGATTTAGGAATTGCACCTAGATTACATAACATTCAAAAAGACTTTTTTGTTTACGGTTTAGAATTAGGTGATTATTTATCCCCAGATGGCATTAATTGTCGAATTAGTTCTTGGCATCGTCAAGAAGACCGAAGTTTACCTTTAAGAGGTAAAATTAGTGGTGCATATATTACCTCTTCTCTAGCCAAAACTGAAGCAGTAGAATCGGGATTTGATGAAGCAATTTTATTAAACTCTCAAGGCAAAGTTTGTGAAGCTTCAGGAATGAATATTTTTGTAGTTAGAAACGGTCAACTAATTACTCCAGGTTTCGATCAGGATATTTTAGAAGGTATTACTAGAGATAGTGTCTTAACTATTGCCAAAGATTTGGGTATAGAAATAATCGAACGTCCAGTAGATAAGACTGAATTATTAATTGCTGACGAAGTATTTTTAAGTGGTACGGCTGCCAAAATTACGCCAGTAAAAAGAATTGAAAACTATCATCTTCCCGAACAAAAACCAATTACTGAAAAACTTAGAGAAAAATTAACAGCAATTACCGAAAATCGCGATTCAAACTATCAGCATTGGGTATATAAAGTTAAAATTTAAAGCTTTTAAATTATATCTTTGAGGACAAATTTTTATTATTTATCGTCTGGTTGAGCATTTTTTTCTATCTTCGGCAAGGTAAGAATTTAACAAGCTTTCAAATAACTAATTTAGGTTTAAGTAAGGTTGATTTGTTTGAGTTAACTAGTAGAAAAATTATTACAATGATAAGATAGTTTGTTAAGCTACAGACAAACAAAATAATTTATGGCTTTATTTACTAAAACTAATAATAATTTAAAACTAAAAATATGTAGGTTTGTTTCGTAGTCTTGGTGGTTTTAGGCTGGCAAGAGAAATTGTATGTCAAAAATATAGCGATTCTCAGATTAATGAGCTAAAGTTCATTTCCCTGGTTGAGCGTTGATTGTTGATAGTTGATAGTTGATTGTTGATGGTTATTAGTAAAGTAAAAAGTAAAAAACTGGTGACTGATAACTGATAACTGGTCACTGATAGTGGTGTACCTCCCCTATTTGAGAAAGGCTATATTAAATTAAACCTCCATGTGTATGTTTTTCCGATACTGAATCATGGGATAGAAAAAATGCTAAAACTTATCAAGAAAGAACCAGACAAAAAGGTGATTAGCCTTCACTGTATTGAAACTGGAAGAAGATTAACTAGGAAACGCCAGTGGCAGCAGGATCGGTACAAAGACGGCCCAGTAGCTGCGAATCAATTGGCTAATCCGAAAGATGTTAAATTTTTAACTTACAATTCATGGAGGACGAAGTGGGCAGGTTAAATTGCTTCACGGCGATTAAAATTACTCGTGTCGCAGTACATTTGTGGGCTAAAGCCACACGGTTTCTCTGCTCCCGTATTAGAAAAAGATGAATAATTTTTCTGAGTCAAAAAATACTAATCAATTATCTTCAAAAAAAGCTATTGAAGCAAAACCTCTACCTGATGTTTGGTTAGATGAACCACAAGCGGATGAGAATGAGCCACAATTAAATAATCTATCTGCCGAAAATTCAACTCCTACTAATGACGATTGGTTAGAATCAATGATTGAATCTACTTACAACGATCAATCAGAAGCAGAGCTTTTGCAAGAAGAATCGGGTACAACTGAATCCAATCAAACCGAGTTAGAATCAGAATTATTTACAGCACAATGGTTAGATGATTCAGAATCTTTAGCAGAAGAAACATCCTCAACTGAAGTCATTCAAAACGAAATCCAAACCTTACAACAGCAAAAAGAAGCTTTAACCACAGAAATCATTCTATTGAGACAACAAAAATCTCAAATTCTTTCCCAACAAGTTCGAGATGTACAAGAAATGATGGGAAAAATGGTTGAAGAAGGAATTCGAGAACTCAAAGAACGTAAAAACGCTTTACAAATTGAAATTGACAAATTAGAGCGTCGTCGTGAGAGAATTCGTCAAGAAATGCGGACTAATTTTGCTGGAGTATCTCAAGATTTGGCGATTAGAGTCCAAGGTTTTAAAGACTATTTGGTTGGCAGTTTACAAGATTTGGCTGCTGCTGCTGAACAGTTAGAATTACCAAAATTAGATGCCAAAGCACCACCATCCCAAACGCGAGAGACTAGAACAGAACCTAGACAGACAGAATCAACCACACCCAACGAACAAGCATTACAACCTCAATTTACTGAGCAAGCATTTGCTCAACAAACCAGAACAATAAGGAAATTATTAGAGCAATATCGTAGTCGTCCCGATTATTATGGCCCTCCTTGGCAATTACGACGAACTTTTGAGCCAATTCATGCCGAAAGAGTGCAAAATTGGTTTTTCACCCAAGGAGGTAGAGGTGCGATTAAAACGATGGGAAGCCGTTTACAAAATATTTTGGTCGCTTCAGCAGTAATGTCTGTATTGCATCAGCTTTATCGCGATCGCTGTGTTACCTTAGTTTTAGTTAATACTCCAGAACGTTTGGGAGAATGGCGCAGGGGTTTACAAGATTGTTTGGGTATCTCTCGTACTGATTTTGGTACTAATCGGGGAGTAGTAATCTTTGAATCACCAGAAGTATTGGCACAGAGAGCAGAACGTTTACTTAAAGATAAGTTGTTGCCTTTAATTATTATCGATGAAACGGAAGATCAAATAAGTCTTTCTTTACTACAATTTCCTTTGTGGTTAGCTTTTGCTCCCGATCCTCAATCTCAATCTTCTAGTAATAACTATTTATATTAAATCTTAATTGCTAGTTGATTAAATTTAAAATTGTTAGTCTCTACTTGGAACTGTAAAGGCACAAAATTGTCGATTGAATTTTATGCTGCTTGGATTAATTTCAACTCTATTTAAATAGGGAAAATTCAGAAATTATCCGCCAGAATGATTTATTTATTTGTTTTTTAGACTGTAATAAAAATAGTTACGGTCTAGATTATTATGATGAAAAACATTCAAATTGGCAGTTTTGGGCTAGCTTTAGTTTTATGCTTGACAAGTTGTACTCAAAATAATTCTCAAGCGGAATCAACTGCTGCCTCACCACCTACTCAATCAACAATATCTACCAATGTTTTAAACCCAAACCCGATTCGTATTACTATTGATAGTCTTCCTGAACCCTTTGCCACTCAATCAGCTAGTAATAGTCCTAATGTCATTCCAGTCCCAGAAAATCCGACCTTAAATGTACCAGCAGGATTTCAAGTTAATGTGTTTGCAGAAGGGTTAGAACAACCACGTTGGCTGAGTTTGACTCCTGATGGAGATGTACTAGTAGCCGAATCCAGAAGTGGACGCATTCGCTTATTACAAGACCGCAATGGAGACGGAATTGCAGAGACAAATCAGGTTTTTGCCACTAGTGAAAATGGCTTAGACCAACCTTTTGGCATGACTTTTGTGGGTAACAATTTTTATGTAGCAAATACAGGAGAAGTGCTACGGTTTGATTATCAATCTGGTCAAACAAGTTTACAAGGAACTGGTCAAGCTATTACTCAATTAACTCCAGGTGGTTATAATCAACATTGGACGCGCAACATCATTGCTTCTCCAGACGAACAGCAGCTTTATGTTTCGGTAGGTTCAGCTAGTAACGCTTCTCCAGAGGAATTACCCCGTGCTTCAATTCAACAAATGAATCTGGATGGTTCGGAACGACAAACCTATGCTTATGGACTGCGGAATCCTGTCGGTTTAGACTTTCATCCCGTTACCAATGAACTTTATACTACCGTTAATGAACGAGATTTACTAGGAGATGATTTAGTTCCCGACTATTTAACCAAAGTAGAACCAGGCGGTTTTTATGGTTGGCCCTATGCTTACCTAACTCCTAATTTACTCGATCCACGTTTGATGGAAGGAAATCAAAGTCAACAACCCGAACTTGCCGCCAAAACTTTGACTCCAGATGTTCTGTTTCAAGCACATTCGGCTGCTTTAGGACTTCAATTTTATGACGGTAAACAGTTCCCTCAACGATATCATAATGGTGCATTTGTCGCTTTTCGTGGTTCGTGGAATCGTAATCAAGGTACAGGATACAAAGTCGTATTTGTTCCTTTTGACGAAAATAATCGTCCAATGGGCTATTATGAAGATTTTTTAACGGGTTTTTTAGTTGATCCTCAAGGACCCGATACTTTTGCTCGTCCTGTGGGGTTATTAGTTTTACCCGATGGTTCTTTACTTCTGACCGAAGATGGTAACAATCGGATTTATCGAATTAGTTATGCAAATTGACTTTGAATTAGTGGTATCAAATGAGGTAACACTAAAGCTAAAGACAATAATAATCCGCTCCAGAAATGCAAATTAACGGCTAAGAATTTACAATTACTTACTTTGTCAGGGCGATTGTGGTATTGATTAACATGATTCATTAATTGATAAGCTAACGGAAAACTAATAAAAATTAATCCACTCCCCCAAGGTAAGTAATTTAGTGCGATAAAGATTACAGTCAGAATAAAAATACTAGCTGTCAACCAGTTGAGAACTTGTGAACCTTTTAAAGTTCCTAAGCGAACTATTGGAGATTTCTTGCCTGCTGCTAAATCATCTTCTACTTGATGAAAATGAGAGCAAAATAAAATAATCGAAGTACTAATTCCTATTAAGATTGAAGAAGCTAAACACTGGCTAGAAAAATTTTGATTCTGAGAATAATAGGCAGCACTAACTGCACCGGGACCAAAAGTAAAAAAACAAATAAATTCTCCTAAACCTAGATAACCTAAGCGAAAAGGCGGCCCTTGATAGGTATAACCTAAGGCACAACAAAGCAAAATTATTCCTAGTACCGTTCCATCTTGTTGCCACCAAGTAATTGCAAAGATACCAAAAATTCCTAAACTCAAGCACAAATTAGCAATCCAAAAAACTAAGGATTTATTACCTGTTAGATTAACTACGGAATGGGCTTTATTAATATCAATACCTGTTTCGGCATCAAACACATCATTACTCAAATTTAACCAAGCAATAATTAAAATGGCTGCACTCAAAAAAGTAAAGAATATTTGTGGTTCAAAATTGCCAGTTTGATTGTAAGCTGCTGCTGTTCCTACCATAATAGGAATAACTGCCACACTATACATCGGTGGTTTGATAGCAGCTAACCAAAGTTTGCGATTTTCTACGGGAATTAGTTTAGTAGTCATCGAAATTAAGATTTTGCCTTGATTGCTGAAAAATAGCGGTATTGGCTTTGATTACAACTGAAGGTTTATGTTTTACCCTATCAGGTCTGTACCCCGATGTTTCTCTTCTTTTCATGAAAATTCACGATAGCACAATCAAGCCAGTACTTAGGTATTAAAGCAAAACCGTATTTTTTTACACAATCTTCAAGAAATCTGATAGGCTGGCAATGATGTCGAGAATTTGGGGGTATCAAAGAGTATGCAGAACTAACTTGTATTGTTATTAGGAAGATTAGGAGTAATGACTTATAATCAATTATATAAATTGATGGATTTTTTTGATTAGTTAACAACTAATAACAAAGCAATTTTAAAACTTTTTAGATACCGCTATAGTTCTCCTCTATAATGACACAATCTAGAATCTCCATGCCCGTTGTTTCTGAACTCGATCTAATTTTTCAGGATCATTTAAAATTAGATAACTTTTGGGATCAACAGCAATTAGTAAGTGAACCGAACGAACCAAAAAAAATAATTAGTTTTGTGCAAAGGATTCCTACAATCGATCCTTTAGCTTTTTTGCAAAATTTTAATCATTCTAATTCTCTACATTTTTATTGGGAAAATCCCCGTAAACAAGAAGCAGTTATTGCTTGTGGAGTAACTCAAAAATTATTAATTGATTCACGCGATCGCTTTAAAATAGCTCAAAATTTTATTCAAAAATGTTTAAAGAAAACTGTTAGAAAAGGTGAGACTAGTATTACTGGGGCTGGGCCACATTTGTTCTGTACTTTTACCTTTTTTCCTGATGCAGATAAAAGTTATTCTCCTTTTCCTGCTGCTACAGTTTTTTTACCCCGTTTACAACTAATTAAAAAAAACAAGTCTTGCCTATTAATTGTCAATGTACCAGTTAATTATGCTGACAATTCTAAGTTGATTGTTGAAGAAATTAAACAAAAAATTAATTCGATTGATTGGTCACTTCAGCAAAAATTAAATTCAGAAATTAACGAATGCTTTGCTAGCAACTACAATTCAATTTCTGAAGATTCTGAATATTTTAAATCAGTAGTGACTTCAGCTTTAAATTCTATCGCAATCGATGAATTCAGTAAAATAGTGCTTGCTTATGCTACTGATGTAGTTTCTCCTGTACCTTTTCGTTTGATTAAATCTTTGGATAATCTTCGTCAACGCCATCCTGATTGTTATATTTTTTCTACTAGTAATGGTCGAGACAACAACTTTATTGGAGCTAGTCCTGAACGTTTAGTTAGTATTCAAAATAAACAGTTAGTTACAGATGCTTTAGCTGGTTCTGCTCCTCGGGGGAAAACTACCGCCGAAGATGTCCAATTAGCTAATTTGTTACTGAAAAATAGAAAAGAAAAACGAGAACATCAAGCAGTTAGTGATTTTTTAATTGAACGTTTGCGTCAATTGGATTTAAAACCCCAACAACTTCCTTTACAACTACTGCAACTATCTAATATTCAACATTTATGGACACCCATTTATGCTCATTTATCTCATGATCTTGATCCTTTAGAAATTGTCGCTCAACTACATCCAACTCCTGCGGTTGCTGGTGTTTCTACAGAAATTGCCTGTGAACAAATTCGCCGTTATGAAAAATTTGACCGTTCTTTGTATGCTGCTCCTTTAGGATGGGTTGATTATCAGGGTAATAGTGAGTTTATTGTTGGGATTCGTTCAGCTTTAATTGAAGGAAATCGCGCTCGACTATATGCAGGAGCAGGAATTGTTTCTGGTTCTAATCCTGAAAAAGAATTTGCAGAAATTCAATTAAAACTGCAATCTTTATTAAAAGCCTTAGTTTAGTAATTGAAGGGTAATTTTTTGAGATACTGAAACTACTTAATTTTGATTGTTGGTTGAACAATCAGCTTTCAATTTGCTAAC from Stanieria cyanosphaera PCC 7437 encodes:
- a CDS encoding PQQ-dependent sugar dehydrogenase; this translates as MMKNIQIGSFGLALVLCLTSCTQNNSQAESTAASPPTQSTISTNVLNPNPIRITIDSLPEPFATQSASNSPNVIPVPENPTLNVPAGFQVNVFAEGLEQPRWLSLTPDGDVLVAESRSGRIRLLQDRNGDGIAETNQVFATSENGLDQPFGMTFVGNNFYVANTGEVLRFDYQSGQTSLQGTGQAITQLTPGGYNQHWTRNIIASPDEQQLYVSVGSASNASPEELPRASIQQMNLDGSERQTYAYGLRNPVGLDFHPVTNELYTTVNERDLLGDDLVPDYLTKVEPGGFYGWPYAYLTPNLLDPRLMEGNQSQQPELAAKTLTPDVLFQAHSAALGLQFYDGKQFPQRYHNGAFVAFRGSWNRNQGTGYKVVFVPFDENNRPMGYYEDFLTGFLVDPQGPDTFARPVGLLVLPDGSLLLTEDGNNRIYRISYAN
- a CDS encoding isochorismate synthase, with protein sequence MTQSRISMPVVSELDLIFQDHLKLDNFWDQQQLVSEPNEPKKIISFVQRIPTIDPLAFLQNFNHSNSLHFYWENPRKQEAVIACGVTQKLLIDSRDRFKIAQNFIQKCLKKTVRKGETSITGAGPHLFCTFTFFPDADKSYSPFPAATVFLPRLQLIKKNKSCLLIVNVPVNYADNSKLIVEEIKQKINSIDWSLQQKLNSEINECFASNYNSISEDSEYFKSVVTSALNSIAIDEFSKIVLAYATDVVSPVPFRLIKSLDNLRQRHPDCYIFSTSNGRDNNFIGASPERLVSIQNKQLVTDALAGSAPRGKTTAEDVQLANLLLKNRKEKREHQAVSDFLIERLRQLDLKPQQLPLQLLQLSNIQHLWTPIYAHLSHDLDPLEIVAQLHPTPAVAGVSTEIACEQIRRYEKFDRSLYAAPLGWVDYQGNSEFIVGIRSALIEGNRARLYAGAGIVSGSNPEKEFAEIQLKLQSLLKALV
- the menA gene encoding 2-carboxy-1,4-naphthoquinone phytyltransferase, with translation MTTKLIPVENRKLWLAAIKPPMYSVAVIPIMVGTAAAYNQTGNFEPQIFFTFLSAAILIIAWLNLSNDVFDAETGIDINKAHSVVNLTGNKSLVFWIANLCLSLGIFGIFAITWWQQDGTVLGIILLCCALGYTYQGPPFRLGYLGLGEFICFFTFGPGAVSAAYYSQNQNFSSQCLASSILIGISTSIILFCSHFHQVEDDLAAGKKSPIVRLGTLKGSQVLNWLTASIFILTVIFIALNYLPWGSGLIFISFPLAYQLMNHVNQYHNRPDKVSNCKFLAVNLHFWSGLLLSLALVLPHLIPLIQSQFA
- a CDS encoding branched-chain amino acid transaminase, whose product is MHNFLPIAYFQNQFVSFESANISIATHALHYGTGAFGGLRGIPDPETDQQILLFRLDRHCQRLSSSAKFLNYNLPADKIEQIIIEFVQKNQPQTSFYIRPFVYTSDLGIAPRLHNIQKDFFVYGLELGDYLSPDGINCRISSWHRQEDRSLPLRGKISGAYITSSLAKTEAVESGFDEAILLNSQGKVCEASGMNIFVVRNGQLITPGFDQDILEGITRDSVLTIAKDLGIEIIERPVDKTELLIADEVFLSGTAAKITPVKRIENYHLPEQKPITEKLREKLTAITENRDSNYQHWVYKVKI
- a CDS encoding DUF3086 domain-containing protein, with the translated sequence MNNFSESKNTNQLSSKKAIEAKPLPDVWLDEPQADENEPQLNNLSAENSTPTNDDWLESMIESTYNDQSEAELLQEESGTTESNQTELESELFTAQWLDDSESLAEETSSTEVIQNEIQTLQQQKEALTTEIILLRQQKSQILSQQVRDVQEMMGKMVEEGIRELKERKNALQIEIDKLERRRERIRQEMRTNFAGVSQDLAIRVQGFKDYLVGSLQDLAAAAEQLELPKLDAKAPPSQTRETRTEPRQTESTTPNEQALQPQFTEQAFAQQTRTIRKLLEQYRSRPDYYGPPWQLRRTFEPIHAERVQNWFFTQGGRGAIKTMGSRLQNILVASAVMSVLHQLYRDRCVTLVLVNTPERLGEWRRGLQDCLGISRTDFGTNRGVVIFESPEVLAQRAERLLKDKLLPLIIIDETEDQISLSLLQFPLWLAFAPDPQSQSSSNNYLY
- a CDS encoding M61 family metallopeptidase; its protein translation is MTQTTTIQAKNLQNNTETIFYQVAMPQPASHLFEVQLEVSNWQAAILNLKMPVWTPGSYLVREYARHVQDFVAEDSQNNQTLVSQKVSKNHWQIKTESCSKIRVKYRVFAHELSVRTNHLDATHGYFNGAALFFLLPGLEQQPIKVKIIPPQPDWQVTTTLAEVLGEENTFEAKDFDILVDSPVEIGKHQIYDFEVLGKPHQLAIWGQGNANPKQIIEDTKKIITTQAKIYQGLPYEKYLFLLHLSSSGYGGLEHKNSCSLNYPRFGFRALEQYNRFMQLVAHEFFHLWNVKRIRPQALEKFDYEQENYTTSLWFSEGTTSYYDVVIPLRAGIYNRKTCLENFSKDLTRYLTIPGRNVQPLAESSFDAWIKLYRRDSNSDNNQISYYLKGELVSLLLDLLIRAKHNNSRSLDDVMRLLWEKFGKQEIGFTEAQLQTAIAAVAEQDLTDFFNKYLYTTAELPFAEYLEPFGLYIKPIVEEEPVPYLGIKVQAENSKEVIKFVEANSPAATAGIDADHELLALNGIRATSQSLNERLKDYQVGDIIQVTVFAQDELKTLSITLAQPQPTRYEIVRMENISEVQQQNLSGWLGN
- a CDS encoding Crp/Fnr family transcriptional regulator is translated as MEIQSCSQFFPLFDRASPHTLAWLNKIATTETYQPKEIILTVDNWGQAVYLIASGWVKLQQIVLEKTTVRLIMGQGDFFGASAILDPASLKTEIIALTKVQVFKISTQRFIQVLFQDNQLQHRLLQLLAKRLRILDTQCQLHYQPAAVRLINILVVLAENYGQPSEKGTKIFYPAEFDLADLTYIEVDEINKIIDNLQNNGWIEVDSVNRTLFLINLKQLTHLAGKF
- the tgt gene encoding tRNA guanosine(34) transglycosylase Tgt, whose amino-acid sequence is MGFSFECQASCSHTQARVGLFHTPHGVVETPRFMPVGTLATVKGITPRQLKDAQAQMILANTYHLHLQPGEKIIEQAGGLHRFMAWKRPILTDSGGFQVFSLSQLRKITETGVVFRSPRDGSMIELTPEKSIQIQNALGADVIMAFDECPPADASKSELEASTDRTYRWLERCIQAHQRPQEQALFGIVQGGIHLDLRAKSARKLVALDLPGYAIGGVSVGEAPELINATVKYTTPLLPKEKPRYLMGVGTYREMVNAIASGVDLFDCVIPTRFGRHGTALVNGTRINIKNAQYREDFTPLDPTCPCYTCQNFSRAYLNHLVRSREMLGYILLSLHNITELIRFTQRIRDAIKSDRFVAEFSYWLNDY